The genomic window CGATCGCCGGTTCGCACACTCCCGATAAGCCGCTCGTCTTACTCGTTCACGGTTTCCCACAGTACTGGTGGGCGTGGCGCCACCAGATCGAGCCGCTGCAGAAGGCCGGCTACCACGTGGTCGCTGTAGACCAGCGGGGAATCGGCGGCTCGGACAAAACACCGGGCGCCGAGGACGGGCTGACCCTCGCCTCCGACCTCATCGCAATCGTCCGGGCCCTCGGCGCGCGCAAGGCCGTGATAGTCGGCCACGGGCGCGGCGGCGCACTCGCCTGGAGCGCGGTCTCCATGGAGCCAGATCTCTTTGCCGGACTCGTCACCATCTCCTCCCCGCACCCGCGCACTCTCCACCGCGTGGGTTTGCACGTGACATTCAAAACCTGGCGCCACGTCCTCACCTCTGCCTTCACTCCTATCAGTGGACGCAGCCTCGCCCGCGAAAAAGTGGTGCGCCAGCTGCTCAAGGAATGGTCCGCGCCCGGCAACGACGGCGCGACCAGCCAAGCTGGCATCTACACTCAAGCCATCAATCTGCCCGGCGCCGCAAAGATCGCCATCAGCCAACTGCGCTGGACGTGGAGCGCCCAGCGCACGCCGTCGGGACGCACCTACCTGCGCGAATCGGCCAACTCGGTGCGCATTCCCGTCCTCGCCATCCGCGGCGAAGCCGACCCCCTCCTACCTGACCGCGCGTGGGACAAGGACCTCGAATTCGCCACCGGCCCCTACCACAGGGTGCGCGTCGCCGACGCCGGCCACTTCGTCGCGGAAGAACAACCCGACATCACCACTAAACTACTGCTCGACTTCCTCCAGGGAATCGAGTCCTAAAACCTCTCAGCCGACGGGCACACATCAGCCAACACGCACGCCCCACACTCCGGCCTGCGCGAATGGCACACCTGCCGACCGTGGAAAATGATCCGATGGCAATCCATCGTCCACTCTTCCCGCGGCATCACGTCCATCAGCTCACGCTCGGCCTTCACCGGGTCGGTCTGTTTGGTCCACCCCCACCGCCGCGTCAGCCGCCCCACGTGCGTATCGACAGTGATTCCCGGAACCCCAAACGCATTGCCCAGGACGACGTTGGCTGTCTTGCGCCCGACACCTGGCAACGCAACCAGCTCTTCGAGCGTTCGCGGCACGACGCCGTCGTGAACCTCCACCAACGCCCTTCCCACACCGGACAGCGATCGCGCCTTGGCCCGGAAAAAGCCCAGCGGGTGCAAAATCTCCTCGAGCTCCGAAAGCGTGGCCCCCGCGAGCGCGACGGGATCCGGGAAACGCGCAAATAGCTGCGGGGTAACCTGATTGACGCGAGCATCGGTGGTTTGCGCGGACAGGATAGTGGCGACCAGAAGCTCAAATGGGTTGGTGAAGTTGAGCGCGCACTCGGCGTCGGGATACTCGCGCGCCAGACGCGCCAATATTTCCGCCACCTGCTCGCGGCTACCTGGCACTATCGTCCCCATCGCGGCGGCCTCCTACGTCTCTTCGCAAATCCGCCACCAGAATATCGTGAAAAATGCGGCGAAGACCGTGCGTTTAGCGTTCTGGCGTGGCAAGATGTATTGTGTATGACCTCACAAGCTTGGCCAGCCACACTGCTCCGACCGTCCACCGGCGAGACACCGCGGCCCTAGATAGAAAGGTATTCGGATGGATTCCAGCATCCTTGCCAACGTTGAGCTGTTCAAGGAGCTCGGCGACGACGAACGTGACGCCCTCATGGAGCTCATGTCGGAGACCAGCCTCAAGCGCGGCGAATCGCTCTTCCACGAAGGCGACGCGGGTGACCGCCTCTACATCATCGTCGAGGGCAAGGTAAAGCTCTCTCACACCTCCGACGACGGCCGCGAAAACCTCATCGCCATCCTGGGACCTGGCGAGATTATCGGCGAGCTCTCCCTCTTTGACCTCGGTGCACGATCCTCCACCGTGACTGTGATCGCACCTTCGAAGTTCCTCTACCTGTCCCACAAGGACATGATGACCTACATCGACGAGCACCCGAAGATGGCCAAAGCCCTGCTCCGCGAACTGGCCACCCGCCTGCGCAATACCAACGACCAGATGGCCGACCTCGTCTTCTCTGATGTGCCCGGCCGCGTTGCCAAAGCCCTGCTCGATCTCGCCGAACGCTTCGGCGAGCGTACCCCTGAAGGCATCTATGTTGCCCACGACCTCACCCAGGAAGAACTCGCTCACCTCGTGGGTGCCTCCCGTGAGACGGTCAACAAGTCGCTGGCTGATTTCACGGCCCGCGGCTGGATCCGCCTCGAGGGTCGCGCTGTCCTGCTTATCCAGGTAGGCCGTTTGCAAAGGCGCGCCCACTAAGAAGCGAGTAGCTTCCGCATTCAGTTCAAGCCCGCTTCGGCGGGCTTGTTTCTTTTAGACTGGCCTAGTATCGACGCTACTTGAAGGTATCTACCTACTGCCAAAGAGAGACTCGCGACGTCGGCGTCGTCTAATCCCTAAAAGGCGAGATTCTCACAAAATAGAGAGCGACTAACACTCGCCTTATTTACAATAATCGCGATTCTTATAAAATTGATCTCAGAAATTAGGCAGCCAATTGATGGGGAATTGACAAGATGGCCAACTATACATCGCTAAAGACAATCTTCCACCGATCGTCTGGCGATTCACGGCACGCTGTCCAAAACGAGCTGGATGCCCGACGTTCCAGCGCGGCAACACTGAGGTACCCCTACCTTGTTGGAGATGAGCAGCTCTTTGTCGTTATGCACCTCGAACTCCAGGCGCAGATGGAACGAGTGTGGCGAAACGAGCTAATCATCGAACAGCTATGGACCAGTCTTCCTCGCGCGGCACAGGATCACTATCTGATTTCCCTTCTCGTTGAAGAAATTCACTCAACAAACGAAATCGAGAATGTTCACTCGACCCGACAAGAAGTCGAGGAAGCACTTCATGCAGTATCACGTCCCGCCACAGCGCATTCGAGCCAGAACAAACGGTTCCACGAGATGGCCCGCACGTATCACCTCTTGTTCGCTGGCCAACATGGCACCCCCGACACACTCCCGCGCTCGGTCGAGGAACTTCGCAAGCTCTACGACAAGTTACTCAGTAATGAGATATCTTCCGAGAATCGACTCGATGGCCGACTGTTCCGTGCCGGTTCCGTTGCCATCTGGGATGGGTCACATCAACCAGCTCACCGTGGCATAGCTGGCGAGAAAGACATTATTTCTCGCCTGGAGATCATGCTAGATATCAGCAATCCGGAACGTAGCCATGGACTCGTCCACGCCATCGTTGCACACTTCATGCTCGAACATATCCACCCGTTCTACGACGGCAACGGCAGGTTTGGACGTTTCCTTCTCGCCCTGCAACTGCGCACTCTATTATCGGTGCCAACGGCGCTTTCACTCACTGCGGAGATCATGCG from Trueperella pyogenes includes these protein-coding regions:
- a CDS encoding alpha/beta fold hydrolase — encoded protein: MPADTTCITLPGPWRHEHIQANGAQFHAAIAGSHTPDKPLVLLVHGFPQYWWAWRHQIEPLQKAGYHVVAVDQRGIGGSDKTPGAEDGLTLASDLIAIVRALGARKAVIVGHGRGGALAWSAVSMEPDLFAGLVTISSPHPRTLHRVGLHVTFKTWRHVLTSAFTPISGRSLAREKVVRQLLKEWSAPGNDGATSQAGIYTQAINLPGAAKIAISQLRWTWSAQRTPSGRTYLRESANSVRIPVLAIRGEADPLLPDRAWDKDLEFATGPYHRVRVADAGHFVAEEQPDITTKLLLDFLQGIES
- the nth gene encoding endonuclease III, with amino-acid sequence MGTIVPGSREQVAEILARLAREYPDAECALNFTNPFELLVATILSAQTTDARVNQVTPQLFARFPDPVALAGATLSELEEILHPLGFFRAKARSLSGVGRALVEVHDGVVPRTLEELVALPGVGRKTANVVLGNAFGVPGITVDTHVGRLTRRWGWTKQTDPVKAERELMDVMPREEWTMDCHRIIFHGRQVCHSRRPECGACVLADVCPSAERF
- a CDS encoding Crp/Fnr family transcriptional regulator codes for the protein MDSSILANVELFKELGDDERDALMELMSETSLKRGESLFHEGDAGDRLYIIVEGKVKLSHTSDDGRENLIAILGPGEIIGELSLFDLGARSSTVTVIAPSKFLYLSHKDMMTYIDEHPKMAKALLRELATRLRNTNDQMADLVFSDVPGRVAKALLDLAERFGERTPEGIYVAHDLTQEELAHLVGASRETVNKSLADFTARGWIRLEGRAVLLIQVGRLQRRAH
- a CDS encoding Fic family protein, encoding MHLELQAQMERVWRNELIIEQLWTSLPRAAQDHYLISLLVEEIHSTNEIENVHSTRQEVEEALHAVSRPATAHSSQNKRFHEMARTYHLLFAGQHGTPDTLPRSVEELRKLYDKLLSNEISSENRLDGRLFRAGSVAIWDGSHQPAHRGIAGEKDIISRLEIMLDISNPERSHGLVHAIVAHFMLEHIHPFYDGNGRFGRFLLALQLRTLLSVPTALSLTAEIMRQKRSYYKAFTDLENPMYKAEASFFVASMLTMLVNAQAQLEESLRERLVKLDRLWKTTKVLRTDEHNGLTDRQMDILFLLGQIHLFGPRSGANLDEVAGFIEKSKQTVRQDFKDLTSAEYVTTLSKKPLVFTLTTQGQELLGLDK